The sequence below is a genomic window from Rutidosis leptorrhynchoides isolate AG116_Rl617_1_P2 unplaced genomic scaffold, CSIRO_AGI_Rlap_v1 contig415, whole genome shotgun sequence.
AGAAGAGGAAGAATTGGATGAAGAACTCTGACGAAACTTCGGAGCGCGTGGTGGTCGTCACCGGATCGCAAAGGGAAGCAGAGAGAGATCGTCGAAGAAGACGGGACAATGGAGCCATCGATTGAAATCGAGCGGGATTTCTAGAAACCAAAAAAGGAGGAAGAAGAAAGAATTGCATCAACATAATGAATTTACACGCAAAAAATGCGTGAGCAGCGAGAAATGCGAAtgcatataattaataattaatcgaTTCGGAATTAAGTTCGAAATTAGGTTCTTAATAATTTTAGACAGGTTCGGAAGCTATTAAATAGGTTTGGAAAACAAATCGAGGTTCGAGAGAGCTCCGGAAAACAGCTTTAGAATGGTTTTTCTTTAATATACAAAGAGATTCTTATTTTggtttaatataattaattaataagtttCCATTTTTTAACTCTGCCGATGTCGGTCTTAAATCCGGATGAAAAAGGAGTTGACGGACCACATAAAAAAAATCGATAAGATTTCATTTTGTTTTTCGCCTAGAGCATTAAAAGTGGTTGGCCGGCCTCGCATATACTATAAATTATGGCACTGTTCTCTAGATCATCACTACGTATAAGTAACTATATAACACCACATCTTTTGGGTATCACTTTGCATAATCGTTGTCTTCATCGTGGACTATCCTTGTTACAAAATCGGTCACTCTAATCTCATTGATAGAAGTGATTGTAAAAATTCGGTATATGACCGCATCTTACGCCTATACAAAAAAAATCCAACTTCAAATTTTTAAAGTAATCATTCCAAAATCTAGTCATTATTCCACAATAAAGGTGAATCTAAATGAAGTTTCTAAACATATCGATTCTCTAGAATAAGCATGTATAATATTGCATCGTAAACATTGTAGTTTCTCAAATAACAATTATAACCAAGTTTACAAAATAAGTCATATAATTTCTCATTTAAAATAGTAGTTTAGCATTAAGAAAGTATTTAAGATAATTGTTTATTAGAAAATGGTCATTATCAGGTCCGTCACAATGAAACTATGGTTCGGATGATTCACTCGATCTTCATCACCTATAACATTTAATAATATTGTAATAATTTCGATAGTTAATTTTGTCCAACGAATCTTTATGAAATGTCATGAATACACGAAATGTATCATAATGTCAACGAGTGTGATTAAATAACTATAGATAATTATAGATGGACAAGAACACCCTTAAAAACTCACTAAAACCACACTTTCCTTCATCTTTGTCTCTCATTCCACGATTAAATTGTATGTCTCCCACATCTCTCTTGACGAACGTGATCCGCAATCATTTTTCCAGGTTTTCCTTAAAAAAAACTGATAATGATTAATCCGTTTTAATCCCAAGTTTTCATTTATTTTGTGTTCTTCCTATCTTTCTCTCAATTCTGATTGGAGTAACATCATCTTTCAATTTCAGATTGTGGTGAGTATTTTGTGGATCTCACAATGATTAGATTTTCCAAGTTTAATTGACttgtaaataataaaaaaaaaaatcagattaAATATGAACTAAATTCGATGGAGAGCAAAGAGTGGAAGAAGAAATCACAAACGAGAGAGATAAACGTGAGTAGGGTAAGAAAGAAATCATTTTCGAGTGGAAAGTTAAACTATGCATAATTTTAGTGGTTTTTAATCACAATCGTTGATCTATTTAGAATTGACGGTTAAGATGAGGAGTCAAAATAACACATTAACTTCTTGAGTCAATGGATCCCTCCTCTTTTAAGTTATATGAGGGAGAAGAGGAGGTGAGTTCTCACTTTCATGtgcttttattatttataaaatgattAATTAATTACCTTTCACATTAATAAATCTTTATTTGTTCTTTATTAGTGTCGGGTAGTGCTATTTGCACGAAAAGAAATACTAACAACACGAAAAGTTATAGATCAATTCACATTTCAACCTTCATGTTACTTTAACTGATCTTCTCAACCCTTATACAATTTAATAGTGTGCAAGTCATCCCTAAAGTATTGAATTAAATCATGTCTTCCACATTTTCACACTTCCTTCTTTGACGCAATCCATTTTTGAAAAGATGTAAATTCGTCTCTAACAACCTCTAAGATCAACAATCATAGATCCCATCCCACCTCCTAGAGGCCAAATTAAGATAATGATTTTTTCAAGGGTTTGGTGGAACGTCTTTTGTGAAACTAATCACGATTTCACAGTGAATTTCATGGAGGGAGGTTTGTTAGTTGTTACTCTCAAAGAAAAATTGGAGTTGTAACCTCATTAATTGAATTTCTATGAGACTATGGTGGTAATTGATTTCATGGCCACAAAAAGGCAGCTGATCTAATCTGCAGTATATTGTTTTTGGTTTGCCCTCCTCTTGAAGCTTGGGATATTATCCTAGCTGATATGGTGGGTGGTTGCTTTGCTTCGGAATTTTCTTTACTTTCTTCTCCGTTACTATTAGTTATGAAGCATAACAATATTTTTGCCATAGTTTTCTTAAATTTTGCGTCATTGCTTTGATTCCAGAGTGAACCCAAACTCTTTATTTAATTGAAAGAATCTCATGTCATGACAACCATTTTGTTTGTAAGTTCTATGCCTACGTTTTTACGGAAAGGTTTTGGTCAAATCAGTGGCGGATATAGCTATGATTTCAGCCAAAAGAAAAGATATTGGAGGTGGCAGCTCACTTCTTTCGGCAAGACGGCCCATGGGTCCAGCTCCAATTACTAGTGGGTACCTCTAATGCCCAATTGAATTTGATAGAAGACTGATCTGTGATGAAACCATCGCGTATATAATTATGTTGTAGATGTGTTAGATCATTAAAATTATATCTGGATAGAAAAGATAATATAAAATAACAGAAATGACTAGAAGTATAATTTAGCCAAAAACTCTTCGTGTTCTTAGCATTTTGATTCGTATAGATAGCTCTACCCATTAGTGCCTAAAACATGTTGTGCATCTTCTACAGTACAATTTTACAAATCTTGAAAGTAGTATTTTACCTTTTAATAAAAATCAAAagaatattttcaaaaatatgatataaaataaaatattaaccaAGGACAATCACTTAAATAAAGCCCATCAATACATTTAAGGGACTCGGAACTAAAAGTCCATTAATACAGCTAGAAGGCTCAGAACTCACGAAGCCCATATGCTTAACAAAGAGAGGTCAGACTAACAAGACCGGACAGAATAGATTATCACAAAATACACGTGCGTGCACGTTTTTCAAATTCAAATCAATCGGAAGACACAATCAAGTGTATGTCAGTTACATCCCTTTGATGAGCATTAATTCCCCCAATCGCGCCCTCATTAACTTATACAGTGTTCATATCTAAGTTCTGTAATAAGATAGACAATAAATCATTTTCTTGCATACAATAAAAAGTTACTTGGCATTTTCTTGATTGTGAATTACTACCCCTTCCTCAACATACATAATGTTTTTATTAATGTGGCATGATGGAATTAACATGATGTAATGAGGATATTTTTGTCAAAAAAATTTGCTTAAGACTTTCTAAATTAAGCAAAACATCATGTATAACCTAAGGATATTTTCTTTGACTCATTATATCTACCTATATATAACATGCTATAATAACCAAAACATCATGTATTTTGAGATGGAGGGAGTAGTAGTATTTCAAACTACGGATAAGCGAAGAGCAACCTCTAGATAAACATGCCTCAGAACTAATAAATCAGAACAAATATTTTTTTTTGCGTTCCTCATTTAAAATTTCGATTAATGAGTCAGTTTGGTTTTATTCAATTTAAATCAAGTTGTTCTAAGAAGGTTTAGACATATCAAATGGTTAGCTTAATTAGAATACGAGTTTAGGAATGTTTAATTCATGCTATTATATATTTTTGAACAATTTCTGAAAAAGACATATAGGATTTCTCCTTTTGTTTAAAGTAACTCGCGAGTGTCCGTCAACTTCTTTGGATACACTATGCGTGTTGTTCACTCTCTGCTTTTGCAACTGGTCCTGTTTcacgcttttaatttttttttttactttccatTTGACCAACATCCTCAAAACGCAGCGTTTTTCTTTTACTTCCTTCTCCGATGAATTTCACAAAATCAGAAAGCTCTCTCCTTTGAATAACCAATCTCCTCACACACAATCTCCTCCCCACGACGATCCCACCAAACatcattaaattttataaaatctgAAAGCTCTCTCCTTTAATTTTTTTTGGATGTCTGTTTTACGGGCGACTGCGGGATGATGAACGACAGTGGTGGTGGGCGGTAATTGGGAAGGATTTATGTGTAAGGTACGTATTAACTTTGTACTTTGTTTGAATTGGGTCGTTTCAAGGAATGACTCCTCTTCTTCCTCATACAGAGGTtcgtttttcatttcatttctattTATACAATTAGTATTCTCGGTTTTTAGGTTTAATTTAATCACTTTACTGATTTAATTAAatttttatattcaaaaatcaagAATTGAAAGGTATGAGCTTTGAACAGAGGTCGAATGTGTACTGCATTCTGAGACAGAGCACCGTCGCCGAAGTAAGATCAAAGAGAGGTAAATTTAAAGTTTTTTTTATCGGATAAAAATATGAGCTTTGCAACCAATTTTGCGTGATGGAGTTTTGTTATAGTTTCATTACAAACAGCATAGTGGATTTTGTTAACTTGATCCCTTAGTATGGTAGCATTGGTGGGTAACTCTGTAATAGTTGTTTCATAGTCTCTTGCATTCAACGACTTGATGGCTGGAAACAACATGCAAAATTTAATGAGGATAGTTAATGGGTGTCCCATATTTATGTTCTATTGGTTTCGGGCTAGCTTTGATTATATGAAAGTAgctaaaaataaaattacatatgatTTTTATGTCCTACAGTAGGCCTCTGTAGCATTTATTATTGCAAAGCAATATGTATGTTAGGTATACCAGATATAATAATTAGTCTGTTAAGTGGTGTTATAGTAAGGCACTTttttgtaatatttatttgtaTAAAAATGGATATTGATATAAAAATGGATATGAAAAATCTAAAGCCTCATAACTGGTCTGTCGCCATATCGAGGATATTATCATTTACACCTTTGCTAATCATCGTTTTTGATATTCTTTTCTCTAACAAATGAATGTTCTTGATATgattttattattttctgttatttTGAGAATTTACGAGTTCTTTGTTGACTGTCAGTTTTAGAAAATCTCTATACTATTGCCGAAATAATTTTAATATCCACTAAAGGGTAAAAGCTACTCATAAAATTTTTTCTTGAGCTTTCAGATGATGTTTTTACTAATGAACTGGCAATTAACAACACCAGTGAATGCAAATTTTTTGGCACATTTTATGAGATGCTGGAAATGGTGGTTCGCAGGAAAGTTCTCTTATAAACTGAGACATACCGAAACACATAGCCTTACACCACACACGCCATCATTTTCATTTTCAGAGTAAGTTATCTAAGTCCTAAGATTATATTTTGGATTTGATTTTGATCTTTGTAAAGGTTTCCTTATTAGTTCTTCTATTTTATTATGTCCCAGCCATGGAAATGATCTCTCAAAATCCTTATTTATTTCAATGAGTTTCTTCAATTAGTTTGAATATGATCTTGCTATTGTGCCTAATATACAAACCCTTAAGAAGTGGTTGTTGTAAAGGTTCTTGCAGCTGATTTAAAGTCGGGGGAGAGAGAGTTTCAAACTGAGGTAAGCTATTGCTACATCCTGAAGATTTTTGATGACATGCTGCTTTTTTGGATTTCCTTACAATCTGATTTACCACATAAAAGAGAAATCAATTCCATGTTTAGGATTCCAGTTCACTTTATTAGAGTTTCAGTTAATTTGAGTTCAAAATATATAACAATAAACTCTATAGAGACCAATCCATTACTTCTCTGTACTAATTCTTCTTTAAAAGAGTTTTTTTTATGAGTAATTTCCGTTAATCTTACCTTGAAAGATTGGCAAAAAAGAATAGCATTATGGTGATTTTTATCTGCAATTATATCCAGTTAGCAAAAGTATGATTTGGATTTTCTTTTGGAAATTTTTGCATAGGACATTAATTATATAGTATCCTGGTCATTTGTCAGGTATCTCTACTTGGAAGACTGCGTCATCGAAATCTTTTGAATTTAGTTGGATATTGTGTAGATAAAGGAAATCACATGTTAGTTTATGAGTAATGGAAGCTTGGCAAGCATTCTTAATGGTAAGCTCAGAATGCACCTTTTCCCTTCACTGTATTCGGAATTTTGTTTTTGGAGGAGTGTTTAAAGAACTAATGAAAGCCATTTTACGTATTTGACCATGAGATTATCATAGATTATTGTTGCTTATGCAGGTGAAAAAAAAAACTTTAAGTTGGGATGAAAGGCTTCAGATTGCTCTTGATATTTCTCATGGAGTTGAATATCTTCATGAAGGGGTATACTTCCTAAGTTAATTCTACATTTCCTTCTTAAACGATACAATGTCTCCTCAATCTAACTATTCTTAAAATAGGTTATACCACCAATCATACATCGTGACTTGAAGTCTGAAAATATATTGTTGGACCACTCCATGAGGGCCAAGGTTATTTTTCGATTCAGATATTTACTTTAGTCAAATGAATACATgggaattttttatttatttatttgtttttctataattataaaaagaaaagaaaaactaaGAAAACATAAAGGAAGCTAGAGTGAAGAGTTATCGAAAAGTATCCAAATTGCGTATTACTATCATTTGCATATGTTGTTTGAACTTTGAAGAATTTAGTGATAGTAAATTTTTGGAATAGATTTCTTGAGTTTGATGTAATCAATTTTTTGTCGTTACCATTTGAAGGTTGCTAATTTTGGGTTGTCGAAGGAAGATGTTTATGATGGTAGAAATTCTGGACTAAAGGTACATATGCCTAAATAAACCATTAGACCCAGAATACATAACCACAAAGAAGTTCACAATGAAGAGCGATGTTTATAGCTTTGGCGTTGTCATTTTTGAACTAATCATGGTCATCCATCCAGACCAAAAACTTGATGAAATATGTTAATCTTGTGAGTATATATAGATATCATCTTGCCTTGCATTACAAATTGCTTGAACTATATGATTTTCTGAAATAAGTTTTTTCTTTTCGATTTTTAAGGCTGAGATGAGTTCAGATGGCATTGATGAGATCCTGGAGAAGAAACTGGTTGGAAAATGTAGCACTGAAGAAGTAAGGAACTTATCAAGCAATGCTCATAAATGCTTGCACAAAATACCTAGAAACGACATTCAACTAGAGAAGTTGCACAAGCTATTTTGACGATTAAACAAATGTGAAGACTTGCTAGAGAATATACAATGTCTTTCGGTGGAGGCGACCTGTTAAGAGATGTGAACCGAATTGATGTTCCACAAGTCGATATGACTAGGATTGCTAGCATCAAAGGAATTGACTTGACTAAATAGAATATTACTTGATGGTTGGACATATTTTGTActtgattttttattttattttttcaaatGCAAAAGGAAAAAATGAAGGAACTATTTTATTCGTCTTATTTATTTTTGCTCTTCACATAGGAAAGAATAAAACCATACATATTTTTGCTCTTAACCTACAATATATAAATCTGCTAAAATATCGACTAAATATTTGATTGTTGAATGATACGCGGAATATtccaaatatacatataatataagaGATCTCAAAATGAAAATATGTTTATATTTGTCAGAGTCTGTGATTTGAAGTATTTTCATTTTAAATCctcataataacatatataaaaTATGAAGTCTTTAGAAAATATATAACTTAATCATTTATCTTTACTTATTGTATATATCAACACAATAAATTATGCCAACCGCGACTTGTCGAATGGTTAAAGCATCCACCTCCCTCCTTGAGTTTGAAGGTTCTAATCTCGCTCGGAATATGTCAAAAAACAAAATAAATTATAACCTCCATTATATAGCTCTCCAAAACGTGGACCAAATATTTGTTCGCCGAAGGATACGCGAGACATAATGTAGgagatattaaaataaaaatatgtttATATTTGTTGGAGTCCGTACATCGCACGGAGATAAATgctagtatatattttttttttattctgtATCTGTCGAATTCATTTTCCGCTCGGAAACTTCAAAACATAAATTATATATTCATCTCATAACTATATCAGGCTGAGTTAATAATGTTAACCATGGTCGTAATGCCGTAAAATCTTTCAAAAAAATGAGTAAGTTTGGAATAACATTTTTTTTTGATGTTAAGTTAGGAATAACACCTTAACTATATATGTATTAATAAGCTCATTAATTATGCCGTTAGAGAGATAATTGATGAGAGAGAAACTCCCACGACCAAGTCCGCTCTAATTCGATCCTATCGGTGTGATTATTTGGTTCTTGTTTGTAATTTTATTTCAGCTTTCTTAGATCCCTTCTCCGATTGATCCTTTGTCGCCATCTATAGTCATGAGTGAAACTCTAGCTGTGAGTGCCTCCAACAATCTCCCGAAGCTTCCGCCCCCATCGCCGCTGGACGACTGCCAAAAGAAAAATGTGTGTTGAAACTGATGCTGACATGCTAATCTATAAGGGCCTTCCGCCTACCGAAATCCTATTTCCTAAAGAGACAAGCTGGTAACTGGTAATGCTAATATTGTTAATATTGTTGTCAACGTGGGTCATGTCCATGGGTCTGATTGTGCAATGTCCGAGACGGAATTTGACACTGATGAAGACATTGAGGACAATGAAAATGGTGATATTGATTTTCTTAAGAAAGATGACAATTTTGAATTAGAGATGACTCACGGTTTTGAAACTAAGATTGATAAACCTTGGAAAATTGCTATTGTGGCAAAATTAATAGACATAGGCATTAGCTACCTCTCTTTTTGTGAAAAAATAGAGAAACATTGAATTCTAAGGGTGCATACAAGGTGGTGGATTTGGAAAAGAATTATTTTCTTGTTCACTTCGAACAACATGATGACTATATGAATGCTCTCTTGGGCGGTCAGTGGCTGATACTTGGTCGTTACCTTATTATTCAACGTTGGAATaaagattttaataatgataaagttGTCATTATACTCGCTTGGTTGCGCTTCCCAGGTATGCCAATAGATCTGTATCATAAACATGTGCTTCGTGCTATTGGAAATAAAGTGGATAGACTCATCAAGATTGATTACAATACTTCCTCAGTTAGACCGTGGCAAGTTTGCTCGCATTGCTGTTGAAATAGATTTGTCAAAGCCACTTTTCTTACTTTTATCTTCAAGAGGAAAGTCCAAAAAATTAAGTATGAAGGTTTAGTAATTATTTGGTTTTATTGTGGACATGCTAGTCACTCTATTGACAATTGACAAGTTAGCCTAACCAACACAGAGAAGTTTAAAGCGGTAGATAACATGGCCAATATGCCTCTTCTAAAGGAAAGCTCTCAATCGGCTGAAAACAAATATGATCCTTGGATGATGGTTCGAAGAAAAGGTAGAAAACTTGTTCAAAAAATTCTAACATGACAAATCACAATGGTGCTGCAACTTCAAAAGATGTCAACATGAGTTCTTATATTAAGAATGCCAACTTGCGTTATTTTAGTAGAAAAACATCTACTAGGAAAGACTCTCGATATGCAGTTTCTAAAATTTCGAAGGTGATACTATGGATAACCCTCTTCTTACATTGGACGGTGGCAATCATAAGGTTTTCCATAATTATACTAAGACAAGAGCTAAGCAAAATACTTCGGAATATGAATCAGGTAGCGTGGCGATGACAAGACTGCTTCAGTCGTTGGTGGTTTATCCACTGAGAACATTACTATGTAGAATAGTGAGATAGCTATGGAAGCTTCAGTTGCTCTTGACCCGGAAAATGTGAATCCTAATATTTTTTATGCTTCTTCTCTGATTAGTACTCCTGTTGTCGCCGCTACTCCCCTTGATGTAAATCTTGTCTCCAATATCCTCGATAATTCTTCTCATGTTAAAGTCTCTATGTTATGACCTAAGGATGTGCCTAATGTTTTTCAACATGGTTCTAGTCATGATAGAGTTATGCACAAACCTTTGAAAATTGGGGACAAGGTGCTAATTAATAGTAAAAGTGTTGATGGCATGTTTAAAAAAGAAGAAGACAAAACAACCTCAACATTTGAATTTTACATCTGCTCAACTGTTGAAAAGTGATATTGCTCTAAATTCTGAAAATGTCAATGTGGTGATTAAGACTAAGTCTCCAGTGAAGAATCGACAGGTGTCGTCCTTTCCTTTATTCAAATTTATTTTTTATGAATTTATGCTTGGAATTATCAGGGAACTAAATCTTCTGCAGTAGTATGCTTCTTAAAAGATATGTTGGTGCAACGctctatctctattcttattttgaTGGAGCCTCGCATTAGTAGTTTTTCAGCAGATAAGGTTGTGCAACGTTTGGGGCTGCCAACGACCTTTCCTGTTGGGAGGAACAATCTTTCTGGTGGTATATGGGTTCTTTTGAAAGATTGCTTAAGCATCAAACTTTACGTAATTTTTTTTGGGATGAGGTTATTTATTTTTCTTCATCTATTAATTTGCCATGGTGTCTTATTGCAATTTAATGCTTTCTTATTCTCTCATGAAAAAATTGGAGGTTCGGGCTGGGGAAGTCGCCCTTGCAAATTGTTTCAGCATTGTATCAACCAATGTCATATAATTGATTTTGGTTTTCAAGGTCCCTCTTGGACTTGGCAACGAGGAAATGTTAGGGAACGCATAGATAGTGCTCTTTGTAATCTTCATTAGCACTTTTTGTTCGAAGATGCCTTTGTCCTTCATCTTGCTCGGGTATTATCTGATCATCGTACTTTACTTTTATCTCTTAACAATCCTACGTCTCACGATGGTCCAGCCCCATTCCGTTTTTTAGCACCTTGGCTTCTCCATGCTGGTTTTCGAGAGTTTGTAAAAGCAACATGGGATAACACTCCTAAAATTTTCTGTGCTATGATGAAGTTTGCTCAAAAGGTTACAGTTTGGAATAGGGAGGTTTTTGGTAATATTTTTCAAAGAAATAAAGTTCTAGCATCGTTGAAGGTATTGAACTTAGTCTTGCTCGAAAATATTTGTCTTTCCTAGTTAGCTTGGAAAGTGACCTAAATCTTGAATATGAAATAGTTCTCAACCAGGAGGAGTTATTTTGGAAGCAAAAATTGCATGCTGAATGGATCTCATTCGGTGACCGCAACACCTCATATTTTCATGCCTGATTCAAAATCCGTAAAAAGAAAATGAGGATCGATCATTTGCAACTATTTTCTAGGTAGTAGTGTTCAGAACGGTAGTTCTGGAAGGCCAAACCATGGACTTCTATAAATCTCTCTATACTTAAGATATAGATACAACTTCTACTTAAGCTATCAAAGGTCTCTTCCCTCCGCTAGACACTCTTGATCGATATTCTCTGAGCTAAGTTGTTTCTGAAGTCGAGATTAAAGATCCTTTGTTTAGTATGGACCCTCTCAAAGCCTCAGGTATTGATGGTATGTGTGCTAGATTTTTTCAATCCTATTGGGATCATGTCAAGTCTTCTCtcattcattttgtatatttaagTCTTAATGGATGTGATTTTGATCCTAATATTTGTCTGGCTATCATCACCCTCATCCCTAAGCGAGAGAATCCTGTTACAATTGCTGACTTTCGTTTGATCAGCTTACTCTCGGTGTTATTTAAAGTGCTTATGAAGTTACCATGAACCGAATCAAGCTTGTTTTAAACAAACTTATTAGTGAGACACAATCGAGCTTTGTTCCGTGTAGACAAATTATAGATAATATTGTCATTGTGTAAGAGGTTGTTCATTCTATGAGAAAAAAACAAGGGAAGACAGGATGGATGATGATTAAAGTCGACTAGGAAAAGCTTATGTTCGTCTTCGTTGGGATTTCATTATCGATACTCTTTCTGATGCAAGTTTTCCTAATGACCTGATTCAGGTCCTCCTTAACTCATGGCACGCCAAAGTACTAGTCTTATCTTTAATGGACATTTAATGTGTCCAAGACTTCTTTTGTGTCTCTAAAAACAGTCATGATATCCGCAATCTTTCCGATTTCAAGCTAATTGAAATATGGGATTGTATTTGGGGACCCCTATTCTACATCGGAAGAGTGGTAGACATTACTTTTCATATCTTGTGGATAAAATGAAGAAACGCCTCAGCACTTGGATGGCTAAGTCTCTCTCTCTAGTCGGCCATATAATTTTGGTTAACTCAGTTTTGATGGCCATCCCAACATATGCCTTGTATTCTTGTGTTATTCCTAGGTGTATTTTGGATGAGATCGAGCTCCTTTGTCAGCTGATCATATGGGGTGATACAGATGAAAACAAGAATGTTCATTTTCTTAATTGAAACAAAGCTTTCAAACCTAAGCATTTGGGTTGATTGGGGATTAAAAATCTTCGTTTTGTTCAATGATGTTTTTATTTGTAAACTTTTTTTGAAAATTATTCAAGAACCCTCATGTCTCTTGGTTAAAATCCTTGGAGGTAAATATGAACTTTATTTTTATCCGCTTCCGTATAATCTTAATGCAGGTCAAGAAACCTCCTTATGGAAAGGTATGTGGAGGTTGTGGCCTTTTGTGAGGCTGCAACTTGTTTGTTGGATCGATGATGCACCTATTGCATAAATGTTTTCCATAGATGTCCCAATAGAAGTTAAGCATTCGAAAGTTAGGGATATGGTCTCAAAAACTGGCACTTAGGACTTGGCCTTTCTTCCAAATGTTTTAGCCCTAGAGTTGGTGGAGCTTATCTCTTTTAGCTGCATTCCGAAGGATGATCTTAAAGCGGATGTTCATTATTGACGTCAAACTTCTTATGGTTCCTTCTTGGTCTCTTTGGCCTATTCTCTTTTATTGGATTTTGAGGGTAATACAAATTCTTTGGGGAAACGTATTTGAAAATGGAATGGCCCTCAGCATATTCGTTTGTTCATGTGGTTGCTTGGTCATAATTTTTTATTATCTAACTCAGAGAGGCAAATACGACATATGTCTAACTTATCTTTGTCCTTTATGTGGCCTTGAGGAGGAGTATACTTTACATATGTTTTACGATTGCATTCATGTGCAGCACTTGTGGCGTCACTTtcttcatagagatgatgttgttCATTTTTTTTAACCTTCCTTTCTTTGAGTGGCTTGGTTTGAATTTGCAGTGCCATTTTCACATGCATTAAAATTTAATAGCCCTAAATCTTTTGGACTAAGTCACCTAATGTGACAACTGAACGAGATACAACTAGAAACCTATACCAATAATCACTTAAAtataatttcctttttaacaaaGTGATTAATTAGATTTACGAATAGATCTACTTAAGATTACAC
It includes:
- the LOC139883543 gene encoding LOW QUALITY PROTEIN: calcium/calmodulin-regulated receptor-like kinase 2 (The sequence of the model RefSeq protein was modified relative to this genomic sequence to represent the inferred CDS: inserted 1 base in 1 codon; deleted 2 bases in 2 codons); this encodes MTPLLPHTEVLAADLKSGEREFQTEVSLLGRLRHRNLLNLVGYCVDKGNHMLVYEYFSLHCIRNFVFGGVKKKTLSWDERLQIALDISHGVEYLHEGVIPPIIHRDLKSENILLDHSMRAKVANFGLSKEDVYDGRNSGLKYICLNKPLDPEYITTKKFTMKSDVYSFGVVIFELIMVIHPDQNLMKYVNLAEMSSDGIDEILEKKLVGKCSTEEVRNLSSNAHKCLHKIPXKRHSTREVAQAILTIKQM